A stretch of Alteribacter keqinensis DNA encodes these proteins:
- the pdxS gene encoding pyridoxal 5'-phosphate synthase lyase subunit PdxS: MKQTGTDRVKRGMAEMQKGGVIMDVINAEQAKIAEEAGAVAVMALERVPADIRAAGGVARMADPTIVEEVTNAVSIPVMAKARIGHIVEARVLEAMGVDYIDESEVLTPADEVYHLNKRDYTVPFVCGARDLGEASRRIGEGASMIRTKGEPGTGNIVEAVRHMRMMQSQIKQVVGMSEDEIMTEAKNLGAPYDILMEIKRTGKFPVVNFAAGGVATPADAALMMQLGADGVFVGSGIFKSDNPEKFARAIVEATTHYEDYKLIAELSKGLGSAMKGIEISTLEAKDRMQERGW; encoded by the coding sequence ATGAAACAAACGGGTACAGATCGGGTAAAACGCGGGATGGCAGAAATGCAAAAAGGCGGCGTCATTATGGACGTTATTAACGCGGAACAAGCTAAAATTGCAGAAGAAGCAGGTGCTGTAGCAGTTATGGCACTGGAGCGTGTGCCAGCAGATATCCGCGCTGCAGGCGGTGTTGCGCGCATGGCAGATCCTACAATTGTAGAAGAAGTAACGAATGCAGTAAGTATTCCTGTAATGGCGAAAGCTCGTATTGGTCACATTGTTGAAGCAAGAGTACTTGAAGCGATGGGTGTAGATTACATCGACGAAAGTGAAGTACTTACACCTGCTGACGAAGTTTACCACTTAAATAAACGCGATTACACGGTACCATTCGTATGTGGAGCAAGAGATCTTGGAGAAGCTTCCCGCAGAATCGGAGAAGGTGCGTCCATGATCCGTACAAAAGGTGAGCCTGGTACAGGGAACATCGTAGAAGCCGTGCGTCACATGCGTATGATGCAGTCCCAGATTAAACAAGTGGTTGGTATGAGCGAAGATGAAATCATGACAGAGGCGAAAAACCTTGGTGCACCTTACGATATCCTAATGGAAATCAAGCGTACAGGTAAGTTCCCTGTTGTAAACTTTGCAGCAGGCGGGGTAGCTACTCCGGCAGATGCAGCCTTAATGATGCAGCTTGGTGCAGACGGCGTATTCGTTGGTTCCGGTATCTTTAAGTCGGACAACCCTGAAAAGTTCGCCCGTGCGATTGTAGAGGCAACGACTCATTACGAAGACTACAAACTTATTGCTGAGCTTTCAAAAGGTCTTGGTTCTGCGATGAAGGGGATTGAAATCTCAACTCTTGAAGCAAAAGACCGTATGCAGGAGCGCGGCTGGTAA